Proteins encoded together in one Falco peregrinus isolate bFalPer1 chromosome 2, bFalPer1.pri, whole genome shotgun sequence window:
- the ITGB4 gene encoding integrin beta-4 isoform X3 — MRRKRMDVLPRACAGLLLLSLLCATGLCQRSKNNRCVLSRAKSCTECIRVDKDCSFCTDESFEEPRCNLRENLLRYGCGEASIVYTRGEMQTQQNFSINTSLQRTQVSPQGMFVRLQAGEEKSFNMDVFQPLESPVDLYILMDFSYSMSDDLDNLKSMGQNLAEFLQALTSNYTIGFGKFVDKVSSPQTDMRPEKLREPWNNADSPFSFKNVIRLTSNIDSFSQELRKERISGNLDAPEGGFDAILQTAVCEDKIGWRKDSTHLLVFSTESAFHYEADGTNVLAGILARNDEQCHLDTNGTYVYDIKQDYPSVPTLVRLLGQHNIIPIFAVTNHSYSYYEKLHKYFPISEIGVLQEDSSNIVELLRTAFERIRSKMDIRADFVPKAMKTEFTSSMYKKTESGSFHITRGEVGKFNVRMKALEYVGGQHVCSLPEKDRQGVIHVKPTSLSDSLKITASVICDVCPCEQQQEFNSPKCSFHGDFACGQCICHPGWRGDTCDCSPASSPNNEACIRPGDVEPCSGRGECLCGKCQCYSEDLMQRFDGAFCQYDVLQCPRTSGFLCNDRGRCSKGACVCESGWEGPGCECPTSNDTCIDSRGGICNNHGRCKCGRCICDKASLYTSSTCEISYSLGFQAVCESIRDCVRCQAWGTGNMKGNCSRCHLQIQMVEELKKEGASEYCSFQDEEDDCTYHYTLEGDPSVLPNTTVHVQKKKECPPGSFLWLIPLLIFLILLLGLLLLLCWKFCACCKACLALLPCCARGRTVGFKEDHYMLRHSLMSSDHLDTPMVRSGSLKGRDTVRWKINNNVHKQGFASLAAANPKDLIPYGLSLRLTRLFTQNLVKPDTRECEQLRKEVEENLNDVFKHIPGCHKLQQTKFRLQPNSGKRQDHTIVDTVLTAPRSAKPEIIKVMEKHVSHEAFNDLKVSPGYYTVTSDQDAHGMVEFQEAVELVDVRVPLFIREDDDDEKQLQVEAIDVPTGIAEIGRRLVNITIIKEQASSLITFLQPAYSHSRFDKLAKIPVFREIIDNGKSQVTYRTRDLTAKNGRDYIFTEGDLVFQPGETRKEVHVPLLELTEIDTLLHHSQLKQFAIDLLHPKHGAKIGRYPQTTVTIADPEVVDGVPSMAGLSQVSQSPKGRLSAPLNPNAHAVSSREIRFSWFPPPGKPLGYKVKYWTQGDPESEARLIDVKAPSAELSNLYPFCDYEMQVCAYNAMGEGAYSDIIHCRTLEDVPSEPGRLAFNVVSSTVTQLSWAEPAETNGEITAYEVSYGLVNEENVPIGPMKKVLVEDPKKRMVLIENLRESQPYRYMVKARNGAGWGPEREATINLATQPKRPMSIPIIPDVPIIDAEGGEDYDSYLMYSADVLRSPAGSKRPSVSDDSGSRWKYVQLLGEDLDLRRITWRLPPETIPRLSGSSRFSSDTEGLLHEEDSDVATGSLRRSGTPRPQAEHLLNGRVDFSIPGSSSSTLTRTTNTGYHQLSSHMQQEHRVMGSSSLTRDYSTMLMGHDSRLPLGVPDTPTRLVFSALGPTSLKVSWQEPHCEKEVQGYSVQYQLLNGGEVHRLTIPNPSQNSVVVEDLLPNHSYIFKVKAQSEEGWGPEREGVITIESQVDPQSPLSPVPGSPFTLSTPSAPGPLVFTALSPDSLQLSWERPRKPNGSILGYMVTCEMLHGGGEPRNIYVEGDNPETTLTVPHLSENVPYKFKVQAKTTQGFGPEREGIITIESQDGGTFSQFGGQQYMREEVYNFPTEYTTKTSISHSSLDPHFTDGMLMTTQRVESASSTLTKQITKEFVSRTVMSSGTLTKQMERQFYEA; from the exons ATGAG gaggaagaggatggatGTGCTGCCACGGGCATGTGCCGGGCTGCTCCTCCTGTCCCTGCTCTGCGCCACCGGCCTCTGCCAAAGGAGCAAAA ACAACCGCTGCGTGCTGTCCCGGGCGAAGAGCTGCACTGAGTGCATCCGAGTGGATAAGGATTGTTCCTTCTGCACCGACGAG AGCTTTGAAGAGCCGCGTTGCAACTTGCGGGAGAACTTGCTGCGGTACGGCTGCGGGGAGGCCAGCATCGTGTACACCAGGGGCGAGATGCAGACCcagcag AATTTCAGCATCAATACATCCCTGCAGAGGACCCAGGTGTCCCCCCAGGGCATGTTCGTGCGGCTGcaagctggggaggagaagagcTTCAACATGGATGTCTTCCAGCCTTTGGAGAGCCCTGTGGATCTCTACATCCTCATGGACTTCTCCTACTCTATGTCTGACGATCTGGACAACCTCAAAAGCATGGGCCAAAACCTAG cgGAGTTTCTGCAAGCCCTGACCTCCAATTACACCATTGGATTTGGCAAGTTTGTGGACAAAGTCTCATCCCCTCAGACAGACATGAGACCTGAGAA GCTGCGTGAGCCGTGGAACAACGCTGACTCCCCTTTCTCCTTCAAGAACGTCATCCGCCTGACCAGCAACATCGACTCCTTCAGCCAGGAGCTCAGGAAAGAGCGCATCTCTGGCAACCTGGATGCCCCTGAGGGTGGCTTTGATGCCATCCTGCAGACAGCCGTTTGCGAG GATAAGATCGGCTGGAGGAAGGACAGCACTCACCTGCTCGTATTCTCCACCGAGTCTGCCTTCCACTATGAAGCTGATGGTACCAACGTCCTGGCGGGGATCCTGGCAAGAAATGATGAGCAGTGTCACCTAGACACCAATGGCACCTATGTGTATGACATTAAGCAGGACTATCCTTCAGTGCCCACCCTGGTGCGCCTGTTGGGCCAACACAACATCATCCCCATCTTTGCTGTCACCAACCACTCCTACAGCTACTATGAG AAACTGCACAAGTATTTCCCCATCTCTGAGATCGGGGTGCTCCAGGAGGATTCTTCCAACATCGTGGAGCTGCTCCGCACAGCCTTTGAG CGCATCCGCTCCAAGATGGACATTCGGGCTGACTTTGTTCCCAAAGCCATGAAGACGGAGTTCACCTCCTCGATGTATAAAAAGACAGAATCTGGCTCCTTCCACATCACCCGTGGGGAAGTG GGCAAGTTCAACGTGCGCATGAAGGCGCTTGAGTATGTTGGTGGGCAGCACGTCTGCAGCCTCCCTGAGAAAGACCGGCAGGGAGTTATCCACGTGAAACCCACGTCCCTGAGCGACAGCCTCAAAATCACAGCCTCTGTCATCTGTGACGTGTGTCCCTGCGAACAG CAACAAGAGTTTAACTCGCCCAAGTGCAGCTTCCATGGAGACTTTGCCTGCGGACAGTGCATCTGCCACCCGGGCTG GCGAGGGGACACGTGCGACTGCTCTCCAGCATCATCCCCCAACAACGAAGCCTGTATCCGCCCGGGGGATGTGGAGCCGTGCTCGGGCCGGGGCGAGTGCCTGTGTGGGAAGTGCCAGTGCTACTCTGAGGACCTGATGCAGCGCTTCGACGGGGCGTTCTGCCAGTACGACGTCCTGCAGTGCCCGCGCACCTCCGGCTTCCTCTGCAATG ATCGCGGGCGCTGCTCCAAGGGCGCATGCGTGTGCGAGAGCGGCTGGGAGGGTCCAGGCTGCGAATGTCCCACCAGCAATGACACCTGCATCGACAGCCGAGGG GGCATTTGCAATAACCACGGGAGGTGCAAATGCGGCAGATGCATCTGTGACAAGGCTTCTCTGTACACCAGCTCCACCTGCGAAATCAGCTACTCGCTG GGCTTCCAGGCTGTGTGCGAGAGCATCCGGGACTGCGTTCGCTGCCAGGCCTGGGGAACAGGCAACATGAAAGGGAACTGCAGCAGGTGCCACCTCCAGATCCAGATGGtggaagaactgaagaaag AGGGGGCCAGCGAGTACTGCTCCTTCCAGGATGAGGAGGACGATTGCACGTACCACTACACCCTGGAGGGAGACCCCAGCGTCCTGCCCAACACCACTGTCCAcgtgcagaagaaaaaag AGTGCCCGCCGGGGAGCTTCCTCTGGCTCATCCCGCTGCTCATCTTCCTCATCCTGCTCCTGGgactgcttctgctgctctgctggaagtTCTGTGCCTGCTGCAAG GCTTGCCTggccctgcttccctgctgcGCACGAG GTCGCACTGTCGGCTTCAAGGAGGACCACTACATGCTTCGCCACAGCCTCATGTCCTCCGACCACCTGGACACCCCCATGGTCCGCAGCGGGTCCCTCAAGGGTCGGGATACAGTCCGCTGGAAGATCAACAACAATGTTCACAAGCAGGGTTTCGCCTCCCTCGCTGCCGCCAACCCCAAAGATCTCA TTCCCTATGGGCTGTCTCTGAGGCTGACCCGGCTTTTCACGCAGAACCTGGTGAAGCCGGACACCCGGGAGTGCGAGCAGCTGCGCAAGGAAGTGGAGGAGAAT CTGAACGACGTTTTCAAGCACATCCCTGGCTGCCACAAGCTCCAGCAGACCAAGTTCAG gttaCAGCCCAATTCTGGGAAAAG GCAGGACCACACCATTGTGGACACAGTGCTCACTGCCCCTCGCTCAGCCAAGCCAGAGATCATCAAAGTGATGGAAAAGCACGTTTCCCACGAGGCTTTCAATGACCTGAAGGTTTCACCGGGTTATTACACTGTGACCTCTGACCAAG ATGCTCACGGGATGGTGGAGTTCCAAGAGGCTGTGGAGCTGGTGGATGTCCGTGTCCCACTCTTCATCAGGGAGGATGACGATgatgagaagcagctgcaggtggAGGCCATTGATGTCCCCACTGGCATTGCAGAGATTGGACGCAGGCTTGTCAACATCACCATCATCAAAGAACAAG CCAGCAGCCTCATCACCTTCTTGCAGCCAGCTTATTCCCACAGCCGCTTTGATAAGCTGGCCAAGATCCCTGTCTTCCGGGAGATCATAGACAATGGGAAATCCCAAGTCACCTACAGGACCCGGGATCTCACCGCCAAGAATGGCAGG GACTACATCTTCACAGAAGGTGACCTGGTCTTCCAGCCTGGGGAGACCCGAAAGGAGGTGCATGTCCCCTTGCTGGAGCTGACTGAGATAGACACCCTCCTACACCACTCCCAGCTCAAGCAGTTCGCCATCGACCTCCTCCATCCCAAGCACGGCGCCAAGATTGGCCGGTACCCCCAGACCACGGTGACCATCGCCGACCCAG AGGTGGTGGATGGTGTCCCCTCGATGGCTGGCCTGAGCCAGGTCTCCCAGTCCCCCAAAGGCCGCCTGAGTGCACCACTTAATCCCAACGCCCATGCCGTCAGCTCCAGGGAAATCCGCTTCAGCTGGTTTCCTCCACCGGGAAAACCTCTGGGGTACAAG GTGAAATACTGGACCCAAGGGGACCCCGAGTCAGAAGCCCGTCTCATTGATGTCAAAGCACCATCAGCAGAGCTGAGTAACCTCTACCCCTTCTGTGACTATGAGATGCAAGTCTGTGCCTACAATGCCATGGGTGAAGGGGCTTACTCTGACATCATCCACTGCCGCACGCTTGAGGACG TCCCCAGCGAGCCCGGCCGCTTGGCTTTCAACGTCGTGTCTTCCACTGTGacacagctgagctgggctgagccTGCAGAAACCAACGGGGAGATCACGGCTTACGAAGTCAGTTACGGACTTGTCAACGAGGAAAACG TACCCATTGGCCCCATGAAGAAGGTACTGGTTGAAGACCCAAAGAAACGCATGGTGCTGATAGAAAACCTGCGGGAGTCCCAGCCCTATCGCTACATGGTGAAGGCCAGAAATGGCGCTGGCTGGGGACCTGAGAGAGAAGCCACCATCAACCTTGCTACGCAGCCCAAGCGCCCGATGTCCA TCCCCATCATCCCTGATGTCCCCATCATTGATGCAGAGGGGGGTGAGGACTACGACAGCTACCTGATGTACAGCGCAGACGTGCTTCGCTCTCCAGCTGGCAGCAAGCGTCCCAGTGTCTCTGACGATTCGG GCTCCAGGTGGAAATATGTGCAGTTGCTGGGAGAAGACTTGGATCTTCGCCGCATCACCTGGAGGCTTCCACCTGAAACCATTCCCCGCCTCTCTGGCAGCAGCCGCTTCTCCTCAGACACCGAGGGTCTCCTCCACGAGGAGGACAGCGACGTGGCTACTGGCAGCCTGAGGAGGAGTGGGACACCCCGGCCCCAAGCAG AGCACTTGCTGAACGGCCGGGTGGACTTCTccatccctggcagcagcagcagcaccctgacCAGGACAACAAACACCGGCTACCACCAGCTGAGCTCACAcatgcagcaggagcacagggTGATGGGGAGCTCCTCGCTGACGAGAGACTACTCCACAATGCTGATGGGGCACG ACTCCAGGCTGCCACTGGGCGTCCCTGACACCCCCACACGCCTGGTGTTCTCTGCCCTGGGACCCACCTCCCTGAAGGTGAGCTGGCAGGAGCCGCACTGCGAGAAGGAGGTGCAGGGCTACAGCGTGCAGTACCAGCTCCTCAACGGAG GAGAGGTGCACCGACTCACCATCCCCAACCCCAGCCAGAACTCGGTGGTGGTAGAGGACCTGCTGCCCAACCACTCTTACATCTTCAAGGTGAAGGCGCAGAGTGAGGAAGGCTGGGGTCCCGAGAGGGAAGGAGTCATCACCATAGAGTCCCAGGTGGACCCGCAGAGCCCGCTCAGCCCCGTACCAG GTTCACCCTTCACGCTGAGCACGCCCAGTGCTCCTGGACCGCTCGTTTTCACTGCCCTCAGCCCTGactccctgcagctcagctgggagaGACCCCGCAAGCCCAATGGGTCCATCTTGGGCTACATGGTCACCTGTGAGATGCTGCATGGAGGAG GGGAGCCCAGGAATATCTATGTCGAAGGAGACAATCCAGAAACTACCCTGACTGTGCCCCACCTGAGTGAGAATGTCCCATACAAGTTCAAAGTGCAAGCCAAGACCACCCAAGGCTTTGGGCCAGAGAGAGAAGGCATCATCACCATTGAATCTCAGGATGGAG gcacTTTCTCTCAGTTTGGAGGACAGCAGTACATGAGAGAAGAAGTGTACAACTTCCCCACCGAATATACCACCAAAACCAGCATCAGCCATTCCTCTCTGGATCCCCACTTCACAG ATGGCATGCTCATGACGACCCAGCGAGTAGAGAGCGCCAGCAGCACCCTCACCAAACAGATCACCAAAGAGTTTGTGAGCCGGACCGTGATGTCCAGTGGGACCCTCACCAAACAGATGGAGAGGCAGTTCTACGAGGCCTGA
- the ITGB4 gene encoding integrin beta-4 isoform X1 has product MCFRRKRMDVLPRACAGLLLLSLLCATGLCQRSKNNRCVLSRAKSCTECIRVDKDCSFCTDESFEEPRCNLRENLLRYGCGEASIVYTRGEMQTQQNFSINTSLQRTQVSPQGMFVRLQAGEEKSFNMDVFQPLESPVDLYILMDFSYSMSDDLDNLKSMGQNLAEFLQALTSNYTIGFGKFVDKVSSPQTDMRPEKLREPWNNADSPFSFKNVIRLTSNIDSFSQELRKERISGNLDAPEGGFDAILQTAVCEDKIGWRKDSTHLLVFSTESAFHYEADGTNVLAGILARNDEQCHLDTNGTYVYDIKQDYPSVPTLVRLLGQHNIIPIFAVTNHSYSYYEKLHKYFPISEIGVLQEDSSNIVELLRTAFERIRSKMDIRADFVPKAMKTEFTSSMYKKTESGSFHITRGEVGKFNVRMKALEYVGGQHVCSLPEKDRQGVIHVKPTSLSDSLKITASVICDVCPCEQQQEFNSPKCSFHGDFACGQCICHPGWRGDTCDCSPASSPNNEACIRPGDVEPCSGRGECLCGKCQCYSEDLMQRFDGAFCQYDVLQCPRTSGFLCNDRGRCSKGACVCESGWEGPGCECPTSNDTCIDSRGGICNNHGRCKCGRCICDKASLYTSSTCEISYSLGFQAVCESIRDCVRCQAWGTGNMKGNCSRCHLQIQMVEELKKEGASEYCSFQDEEDDCTYHYTLEGDPSVLPNTTVHVQKKKECPPGSFLWLIPLLIFLILLLGLLLLLCWKFCACCKACLALLPCCARGRTVGFKEDHYMLRHSLMSSDHLDTPMVRSGSLKGRDTVRWKINNNVHKQGFASLAAANPKDLIPYGLSLRLTRLFTQNLVKPDTRECEQLRKEVEENLNDVFKHIPGCHKLQQTKFRLQPNSGKRQDHTIVDTVLTAPRSAKPEIIKVMEKHVSHEAFNDLKVSPGYYTVTSDQDAHGMVEFQEAVELVDVRVPLFIREDDDDEKQLQVEAIDVPTGIAEIGRRLVNITIIKEQASSLITFLQPAYSHSRFDKLAKIPVFREIIDNGKSQVTYRTRDLTAKNGRDYIFTEGDLVFQPGETRKEVHVPLLELTEIDTLLHHSQLKQFAIDLLHPKHGAKIGRYPQTTVTIADPEVVDGVPSMAGLSQVSQSPKGRLSAPLNPNAHAVSSREIRFSWFPPPGKPLGYKVKYWTQGDPESEARLIDVKAPSAELSNLYPFCDYEMQVCAYNAMGEGAYSDIIHCRTLEDVPSEPGRLAFNVVSSTVTQLSWAEPAETNGEITAYEVSYGLVNEENVPIGPMKKVLVEDPKKRMVLIENLRESQPYRYMVKARNGAGWGPEREATINLATQPKRPMSIPIIPDVPIIDAEGGEDYDSYLMYSADVLRSPAGSKRPSVSDDSGSRWKYVQLLGEDLDLRRITWRLPPETIPRLSGSSRFSSDTEGLLHEEDSDVATGSLRRSGTPRPQAEHLLNGRVDFSIPGSSSSTLTRTTNTGYHQLSSHMQQEHRVMGSSSLTRDYSTMLMGHDYPGRLLPPIHEDARRTVPRPRDVGFRSRAKVKGYYPSTGFRDSIIMTDGSAGICKYIDSRLPLGVPDTPTRLVFSALGPTSLKVSWQEPHCEKEVQGYSVQYQLLNGGEVHRLTIPNPSQNSVVVEDLLPNHSYIFKVKAQSEEGWGPEREGVITIESQVDPQSPLSPVPGSPFTLSTPSAPGPLVFTALSPDSLQLSWERPRKPNGSILGYMVTCEMLHGGGEPRNIYVEGDNPETTLTVPHLSENVPYKFKVQAKTTQGFGPEREGIITIESQDGGTFSQFGGQQYMREEVYNFPTEYTTKTSISHSSLDPHFTDGMLMTTQRVESASSTLTKQITKEFVSRTVMSSGTLTKQMERQFYEA; this is encoded by the exons ATGTGTttcaggaggaagaggatggatGTGCTGCCACGGGCATGTGCCGGGCTGCTCCTCCTGTCCCTGCTCTGCGCCACCGGCCTCTGCCAAAGGAGCAAAA ACAACCGCTGCGTGCTGTCCCGGGCGAAGAGCTGCACTGAGTGCATCCGAGTGGATAAGGATTGTTCCTTCTGCACCGACGAG AGCTTTGAAGAGCCGCGTTGCAACTTGCGGGAGAACTTGCTGCGGTACGGCTGCGGGGAGGCCAGCATCGTGTACACCAGGGGCGAGATGCAGACCcagcag AATTTCAGCATCAATACATCCCTGCAGAGGACCCAGGTGTCCCCCCAGGGCATGTTCGTGCGGCTGcaagctggggaggagaagagcTTCAACATGGATGTCTTCCAGCCTTTGGAGAGCCCTGTGGATCTCTACATCCTCATGGACTTCTCCTACTCTATGTCTGACGATCTGGACAACCTCAAAAGCATGGGCCAAAACCTAG cgGAGTTTCTGCAAGCCCTGACCTCCAATTACACCATTGGATTTGGCAAGTTTGTGGACAAAGTCTCATCCCCTCAGACAGACATGAGACCTGAGAA GCTGCGTGAGCCGTGGAACAACGCTGACTCCCCTTTCTCCTTCAAGAACGTCATCCGCCTGACCAGCAACATCGACTCCTTCAGCCAGGAGCTCAGGAAAGAGCGCATCTCTGGCAACCTGGATGCCCCTGAGGGTGGCTTTGATGCCATCCTGCAGACAGCCGTTTGCGAG GATAAGATCGGCTGGAGGAAGGACAGCACTCACCTGCTCGTATTCTCCACCGAGTCTGCCTTCCACTATGAAGCTGATGGTACCAACGTCCTGGCGGGGATCCTGGCAAGAAATGATGAGCAGTGTCACCTAGACACCAATGGCACCTATGTGTATGACATTAAGCAGGACTATCCTTCAGTGCCCACCCTGGTGCGCCTGTTGGGCCAACACAACATCATCCCCATCTTTGCTGTCACCAACCACTCCTACAGCTACTATGAG AAACTGCACAAGTATTTCCCCATCTCTGAGATCGGGGTGCTCCAGGAGGATTCTTCCAACATCGTGGAGCTGCTCCGCACAGCCTTTGAG CGCATCCGCTCCAAGATGGACATTCGGGCTGACTTTGTTCCCAAAGCCATGAAGACGGAGTTCACCTCCTCGATGTATAAAAAGACAGAATCTGGCTCCTTCCACATCACCCGTGGGGAAGTG GGCAAGTTCAACGTGCGCATGAAGGCGCTTGAGTATGTTGGTGGGCAGCACGTCTGCAGCCTCCCTGAGAAAGACCGGCAGGGAGTTATCCACGTGAAACCCACGTCCCTGAGCGACAGCCTCAAAATCACAGCCTCTGTCATCTGTGACGTGTGTCCCTGCGAACAG CAACAAGAGTTTAACTCGCCCAAGTGCAGCTTCCATGGAGACTTTGCCTGCGGACAGTGCATCTGCCACCCGGGCTG GCGAGGGGACACGTGCGACTGCTCTCCAGCATCATCCCCCAACAACGAAGCCTGTATCCGCCCGGGGGATGTGGAGCCGTGCTCGGGCCGGGGCGAGTGCCTGTGTGGGAAGTGCCAGTGCTACTCTGAGGACCTGATGCAGCGCTTCGACGGGGCGTTCTGCCAGTACGACGTCCTGCAGTGCCCGCGCACCTCCGGCTTCCTCTGCAATG ATCGCGGGCGCTGCTCCAAGGGCGCATGCGTGTGCGAGAGCGGCTGGGAGGGTCCAGGCTGCGAATGTCCCACCAGCAATGACACCTGCATCGACAGCCGAGGG GGCATTTGCAATAACCACGGGAGGTGCAAATGCGGCAGATGCATCTGTGACAAGGCTTCTCTGTACACCAGCTCCACCTGCGAAATCAGCTACTCGCTG GGCTTCCAGGCTGTGTGCGAGAGCATCCGGGACTGCGTTCGCTGCCAGGCCTGGGGAACAGGCAACATGAAAGGGAACTGCAGCAGGTGCCACCTCCAGATCCAGATGGtggaagaactgaagaaag AGGGGGCCAGCGAGTACTGCTCCTTCCAGGATGAGGAGGACGATTGCACGTACCACTACACCCTGGAGGGAGACCCCAGCGTCCTGCCCAACACCACTGTCCAcgtgcagaagaaaaaag AGTGCCCGCCGGGGAGCTTCCTCTGGCTCATCCCGCTGCTCATCTTCCTCATCCTGCTCCTGGgactgcttctgctgctctgctggaagtTCTGTGCCTGCTGCAAG GCTTGCCTggccctgcttccctgctgcGCACGAG GTCGCACTGTCGGCTTCAAGGAGGACCACTACATGCTTCGCCACAGCCTCATGTCCTCCGACCACCTGGACACCCCCATGGTCCGCAGCGGGTCCCTCAAGGGTCGGGATACAGTCCGCTGGAAGATCAACAACAATGTTCACAAGCAGGGTTTCGCCTCCCTCGCTGCCGCCAACCCCAAAGATCTCA TTCCCTATGGGCTGTCTCTGAGGCTGACCCGGCTTTTCACGCAGAACCTGGTGAAGCCGGACACCCGGGAGTGCGAGCAGCTGCGCAAGGAAGTGGAGGAGAAT CTGAACGACGTTTTCAAGCACATCCCTGGCTGCCACAAGCTCCAGCAGACCAAGTTCAG gttaCAGCCCAATTCTGGGAAAAG GCAGGACCACACCATTGTGGACACAGTGCTCACTGCCCCTCGCTCAGCCAAGCCAGAGATCATCAAAGTGATGGAAAAGCACGTTTCCCACGAGGCTTTCAATGACCTGAAGGTTTCACCGGGTTATTACACTGTGACCTCTGACCAAG ATGCTCACGGGATGGTGGAGTTCCAAGAGGCTGTGGAGCTGGTGGATGTCCGTGTCCCACTCTTCATCAGGGAGGATGACGATgatgagaagcagctgcaggtggAGGCCATTGATGTCCCCACTGGCATTGCAGAGATTGGACGCAGGCTTGTCAACATCACCATCATCAAAGAACAAG CCAGCAGCCTCATCACCTTCTTGCAGCCAGCTTATTCCCACAGCCGCTTTGATAAGCTGGCCAAGATCCCTGTCTTCCGGGAGATCATAGACAATGGGAAATCCCAAGTCACCTACAGGACCCGGGATCTCACCGCCAAGAATGGCAGG GACTACATCTTCACAGAAGGTGACCTGGTCTTCCAGCCTGGGGAGACCCGAAAGGAGGTGCATGTCCCCTTGCTGGAGCTGACTGAGATAGACACCCTCCTACACCACTCCCAGCTCAAGCAGTTCGCCATCGACCTCCTCCATCCCAAGCACGGCGCCAAGATTGGCCGGTACCCCCAGACCACGGTGACCATCGCCGACCCAG AGGTGGTGGATGGTGTCCCCTCGATGGCTGGCCTGAGCCAGGTCTCCCAGTCCCCCAAAGGCCGCCTGAGTGCACCACTTAATCCCAACGCCCATGCCGTCAGCTCCAGGGAAATCCGCTTCAGCTGGTTTCCTCCACCGGGAAAACCTCTGGGGTACAAG GTGAAATACTGGACCCAAGGGGACCCCGAGTCAGAAGCCCGTCTCATTGATGTCAAAGCACCATCAGCAGAGCTGAGTAACCTCTACCCCTTCTGTGACTATGAGATGCAAGTCTGTGCCTACAATGCCATGGGTGAAGGGGCTTACTCTGACATCATCCACTGCCGCACGCTTGAGGACG TCCCCAGCGAGCCCGGCCGCTTGGCTTTCAACGTCGTGTCTTCCACTGTGacacagctgagctgggctgagccTGCAGAAACCAACGGGGAGATCACGGCTTACGAAGTCAGTTACGGACTTGTCAACGAGGAAAACG TACCCATTGGCCCCATGAAGAAGGTACTGGTTGAAGACCCAAAGAAACGCATGGTGCTGATAGAAAACCTGCGGGAGTCCCAGCCCTATCGCTACATGGTGAAGGCCAGAAATGGCGCTGGCTGGGGACCTGAGAGAGAAGCCACCATCAACCTTGCTACGCAGCCCAAGCGCCCGATGTCCA TCCCCATCATCCCTGATGTCCCCATCATTGATGCAGAGGGGGGTGAGGACTACGACAGCTACCTGATGTACAGCGCAGACGTGCTTCGCTCTCCAGCTGGCAGCAAGCGTCCCAGTGTCTCTGACGATTCGG GCTCCAGGTGGAAATATGTGCAGTTGCTGGGAGAAGACTTGGATCTTCGCCGCATCACCTGGAGGCTTCCACCTGAAACCATTCCCCGCCTCTCTGGCAGCAGCCGCTTCTCCTCAGACACCGAGGGTCTCCTCCACGAGGAGGACAGCGACGTGGCTACTGGCAGCCTGAGGAGGAGTGGGACACCCCGGCCCCAAGCAG AGCACTTGCTGAACGGCCGGGTGGACTTCTccatccctggcagcagcagcagcaccctgacCAGGACAACAAACACCGGCTACCACCAGCTGAGCTCACAcatgcagcaggagcacagggTGATGGGGAGCTCCTCGCTGACGAGAGACTACTCCACAATGCTGATGGGGCACG ATTACCCGGGCAGACTCCTCCCTCCCATCCATGAAGATGCTAGGAGGACAGTCCCACGGCCCCGGGATGTGGGTTTCAGGAGCAGGGCTAAGGTGAAGGGTTACTACCCCAGCACTGGCTTTCGGGACTCTATAATCATGACTGATGGGTCCGCGGGGATTTGCAAGTACATAG ACTCCAGGCTGCCACTGGGCGTCCCTGACACCCCCACACGCCTGGTGTTCTCTGCCCTGGGACCCACCTCCCTGAAGGTGAGCTGGCAGGAGCCGCACTGCGAGAAGGAGGTGCAGGGCTACAGCGTGCAGTACCAGCTCCTCAACGGAG GAGAGGTGCACCGACTCACCATCCCCAACCCCAGCCAGAACTCGGTGGTGGTAGAGGACCTGCTGCCCAACCACTCTTACATCTTCAAGGTGAAGGCGCAGAGTGAGGAAGGCTGGGGTCCCGAGAGGGAAGGAGTCATCACCATAGAGTCCCAGGTGGACCCGCAGAGCCCGCTCAGCCCCGTACCAG GTTCACCCTTCACGCTGAGCACGCCCAGTGCTCCTGGACCGCTCGTTTTCACTGCCCTCAGCCCTGactccctgcagctcagctgggagaGACCCCGCAAGCCCAATGGGTCCATCTTGGGCTACATGGTCACCTGTGAGATGCTGCATGGAGGAG GGGAGCCCAGGAATATCTATGTCGAAGGAGACAATCCAGAAACTACCCTGACTGTGCCCCACCTGAGTGAGAATGTCCCATACAAGTTCAAAGTGCAAGCCAAGACCACCCAAGGCTTTGGGCCAGAGAGAGAAGGCATCATCACCATTGAATCTCAGGATGGAG gcacTTTCTCTCAGTTTGGAGGACAGCAGTACATGAGAGAAGAAGTGTACAACTTCCCCACCGAATATACCACCAAAACCAGCATCAGCCATTCCTCTCTGGATCCCCACTTCACAG ATGGCATGCTCATGACGACCCAGCGAGTAGAGAGCGCCAGCAGCACCCTCACCAAACAGATCACCAAAGAGTTTGTGAGCCGGACCGTGATGTCCAGTGGGACCCTCACCAAACAGATGGAGAGGCAGTTCTACGAGGCCTGA